Within the Haloarcula sp. CBA1127 genome, the region TCAGCGATGAGGTCTGTGCGGAGATCACCGTAATGACCGACGAAAACGAAGGCTACGTCGTCGTTATGAATTTCATCTAGGGCTTCACAAATCTCGTTAATCCCTTTTCGTTCCGTGTACCCACCACAGAACATGATCAGTGTGGTATCTCCATCAATTCCCAGTTCTCGCCGAATCGCCGCCTCGTTGTCCGTCGGATACCGCGCTGGATTCGCCCCGTTCGGGAGCACAGTAGCTTTCGGCGTTTCGGTGATATTGTTGGCGATTCGTGCGAGCGACTCACTCACACAAAAGATGCCGTCCGCGTAATTGAGGGTCTCTCTGATTTTTCTCCGACTGGTCTGTGAGAGGTTATAGAAGTTGTTTAAAATTTTCCCACGTCCCATGACTGTCAGCGGGACATCGTTGCGCCTACAATACGGCACTAACCCGTAGCCATCATAGTGGATGTGGCCAGCATGGCAAATATCCGGTATCTCAAAGTTTGTTGAGATGTACTCCGGGAGCATTTTCGAAAACGACCGTGACGACAACGTGTATTTAAATATTTTCTGCGGTAATAAGTAGAGAAATCTAGGGTAATGGACCTCGTGAGAACTGTAATCATGTCGGCTCGGTATGTCGCCGAACTCGGAGTAGGGACCTATTGGAGGCGCTCTCGGACGAGGAGTAACGACATCTAGACTAGTGTCTGTCATACTGAGCGCCCTGATGGATCGGAAATTGAACAGCCCCATGTAGGGATTAAAGGGGTCTGGATGGTTCATCGCGCTCACGACCGCATCGTACATGAATACTAACTAGAAGTAGGTCTCATTAAGTATGCATTCGGTACTGGTTGTCCTGTTTGTGTCATCCTCGTTGAAATCCTACTATATTAGGTAAAATTCACATAAGTACGCTTGTATAATATCCATATTGAACCGCGTAGCTACATTTGCGTCGGTCCATTCGCGATACTACGGGTAGAATATTTATAACTATACCATCCACTGCAAAAAGTCTGTACTGTGCAGACTAATATACACGAGTGGCTACGTACCCTTACAGGAGGCCAAGTGGATGGGGGTGAGGAGGGACTCCGATATTTTTTAGGTGGAGCTTATAATGGTCTATATTTCTCACTGACCACTCAGTACCCTCTCGGCACGAACATTTATGAGAAAGAGTGGGATTTACTGATCGTACTAGACGCCTGTCGTGTAGACGCGTTGCGGGAAGTCGCATCCGAGTTTGAGTTTATCGAGAGGGTTGATAGCGTGTGGTCCACAGGAAGTTCTTCTCATGAGTGGTTGTGTAAAACCTTCACCCAGGAACACGCAGACGAGATCTCCGACACAGTATATATTTCTACGAATCCACATACCCAGCCGACATTTAAAGACGGGAAACGGCCACCGCGAAAGTACGTTGTGCCGGTTACTTGGGCGGATTGGAACGTAGTGGACGAAAGCCAGTTCAAACTCCTGAAACAGCTTTCTCGCCACCACAGGTACGAGGACTACTTCGATACAATCCCGCCAAATATCGTGACCGACCAAGCGATTCTTGCGGGCCGAAAGCTCGACTTCGAGCGGATGATTCTTCACTACTATCAACCACACCGTCCGCATGTGGCATCCGCATACAGGAAACAGCGGGAGATCACTGATGCTGAGGATCACCCATGGGAAGCCATCGAACGTGGGGAAATATCCAAGCAAGAGGCCTGGGAGAATTATCTGGATAACCTTCGATTAGTCCTTGGCTCAGTCCGTCGCCTTCTCAGTAACATAGATGCGGAGCGGGTCGCCATCACTGCTGACCACGGTGAGTTATTTGGAGAGATGAAACAGTACGGACATCCAGAGGGGATACCACACCCCCATCTCAAAAAGGTCCCATGGGCTGTTACATCTGCCACAGATCAAAAAACCAGCAATCCGTGCGCGAGCGTTGCAGAGCAGGAAGAACCATCGAAGTCTGATGTCGAGGATCGTCTAAAGCATCTTGGATATGTATAATAGCTATACTTGCTGATTGTTGAGGGCTGAATTATCCGTTCCAGGCGACTTTCGGCCGTTAGGTCAGTAGTGGGGGAATATGAACTGGTAAGTATGCAGTTCACAAGATTTTGTATCGAACAATCAAATATCTATATAAAGTAACAATTTATAATATTATAGTCGGCTCGAATTCGGTACAGCATGTTAAGAGCGAACTACTTTGAGAATGAAGTCGTTACTGGAGCAAGAAATCAGTGTGAAACGAGCAAAGTAAATTCGGGCAGATACGGCTATTTCAGCCCGAGAAAATCAATTAAGGGTCTATTTACCGGACGTAGAAAGGTAACAGCGGAAACGGTCGTGAGGAATTCACTTAGAAAGATAGCAACCACTACCGCCGAGGCATGGACGGCCTCTGACAACAGGGCAGACAAGTCTGAGGAGACTAACCGGGAGGTTTCCAATGGCTAGACCGGCCTACGTGCCCGATAGTGCCGAAGACATCACGAATCACGGTGTTGTTCAAGATCACAATCCGGATGATCCAGACCTCTCAGCTGCACAAGAAGTTTTAAACGCGCTTCATCGTGCTATGGACGCTGCTGGGCCGAACGGATCGATATTTGTTCCGGAAGGGACCTACTACTTCGGTAGTGAGGACGTCTACTCCCTCATAGAACTAGGTGGAAGTCAGCCACGTGGCATCTCAGTTTACGGCGAAGGGCCTGCTAAGTCCACACTTGCAGTGACTGAACACATGGACCCTGCGGTTATCTCGAACCAGACGGCGTTTATCTACGATGGGGATGCAGACCATGGGGATGTCGAGATTCGTGGGCTTACGCTGGACGTAAACGCTCCCAATCTGGGCGATCTCAACCAGCACAGCGGCGGAGCAGATGGGTTCTCGCTTGCTGGTGATCCACTGTCGTTCTCGTTGTACAATGTTCGGATTACGGATACCTATACACGGGGTATTAGATGCAGGCAGTACCTCTCATCCGCGAGATACTGTACCCTCAACCGGATCGGAATCGAATATCACAAAGACAGCGGATCAAATACACATCCGTTTGACTCGCTACAGACGCCGAAAGGTAGCACCACTGTCATCGAAAACTGTAAAATAAAGAACTGTCCAGGCAGTGCAATAAACATTCGATACGGTGACGGAACCTACCGAATCCGGAACGTGTACGCCGCTGGGACAGGTAGTCAGTTCCTCAAACTCTCCGCCGGAGAGAGGGTTGAACTGCGACGCATCAACCACACAGCATACACAGCGGAACTGGAATCACTGCTCCCGGACGAGCCGAACGACGGATTCCTCGGTCGACACTTCATTCAGAGCCTGGGGGACCGTGGGGACACCAGCGTGACGTTGGATATGGAACAAGTGTCAACGAAGAATCACACTTCGTATGCATTCCAAGTCCGTGATTCGGTGGGTGGCCCATCTGATATCACGTGGATCGGCGATAGAATCGCATTCACCGGTTCGAACAGGTACACTGATGATGAGGTCATCCGCGACCGACAGGGGGCAGCGTTCAAGAACGTTGATGTTGGTGAGATATCGGTTCACGACACCGATGCGCAGGTGTTTGAAACCGAGGACTCGTACGGCTCTATCGCCACGCTCTCAACGGGTAACGTCGGTAGCGTCGGAAGCATGGGAGACATCAATGTAGGCAGTCACCTCTCCGGAGGGAGCGCGCTGAATGTGGATGTCCCGAGCGAGGACGAGGTCGGAGCGAAGAGCCAGAGTAGTACAGAGGAGGAAACGACTACTACTGAGACCGTAGACGACTCACAGAATGGCCTTCCAGACTGGACAGCCCGGTGGGGCGGTGACCCCTCGGATTGGTCAGTCGTCTCGAATGATTCAACAACGGGCGACGCATATGTCGAGTTCAGTGCCGGTTCAGTTAATTCGCATGCAATGTCCTGGGACGATGTCGGCAAAAATACCGATATCGAGGTACTTGGACTGGTCCGTGTCGGATCGGAAGACAGCGATGGCGACGGCTGGGGCCGTTTGATCGGACGGGGAGGCACCGACGCCAGCGGAAATATGGTCGGTTATTCGGCCTGGTTTGTTCGAAGCAATGGGAGCATCAAACTCCGCGTTGAGAAGGACTTCAATGGGTCACAAACCACAATTGGCGAAACTGTGGCCAATTCAAACCCCCTTGATGAATGGAGCTATCTTCGGCTCCGTATCAATGGTTCATCTGTACAAGCCAAAAACTGGAGCTATGGCGCGACGGAGCCTGATTCGTGGGATATAGACGTAACTGACGGGGACGTCACCGATCCGGGATGGACTGGGATCGGCTCTTGGTCGAGTGACACTCAGATGTTTGATTTCTTCAGTGTCGGTACCAGCGGTGAACCAGCTAGGCTTGACGACGCCAGGCCGGAAATCGCGTGGCAACAGCCCCTTTCTGAAGAAACAGTAGACGGAACAGTCACCTTGAAAATCAGCGTAACTGATGCCGAAGACGCTGCTGGCACGCCCACCGTAGAGTATCGCGTCGACGGTGATACGTGGTCGACTGCGTCGTTCAACTCGGATACGGGATACTATGAGGACAGCTGGGACACCTCAGGGCTATCAGACGGAAACCACACGCTTGATGCCACGGTGACCGACTCAGCCGGGAACTCGGATTCGAGCAGCATTACCGTTGCCACTGACAACAGTGGTACCAGCCCTGATGTCAACGGTCTATCGGTTTCACAGGTCGAGACAGACACTACAGATGCGGGCTTTGCGATTGACTGGGAGGTCAGCGATTCGGACGGGGATCTCTCGATCGTCGATCTGGGCCTGTACGATGAAACCAACAACGAGCAAGAAGATACGAAGAGTGTTGATGTCTCGGGTGGCTCGGCTACAGGAACAACGGAGCTCATAGCGAGTGGAGACGGCGGAACTGGAAACGAGTACACCGTTGTGCTGACCGCGACAGACAATAGTGGAAACGGCACGTCTGCTACCGCGTCATCGTCCGCATCTGGAGACGGCTTGAAACCACAGATCGGACGATTCAGTGTCTCCGAATCTCAAAAGGGTGACGGCAAAGCTAATATCACTGTCGTGTGGGACGTGCATAGTAGTGATAGCGAACTCCGGTCCGTTGACATCGATGTGGCTGGTTCAGATGCCGTGGTAGAGAGCGTCCAGTGGGAAGTCAACGGAAATACGGCTTCGGATATAGATATGTTCAATATCGATCAGGTCACCGAGACCAACTACAGTATTCAACTCACAGTGGTCAATAGTAGCGGGAAGTCTGTCTCTGCAACCAAAGCGGTAAGCGTCTAATAGCGGGACACACGATCTTTCCTCTCGCATTTCCGACATAGTCTGTGTGGGCTGTAGGATCTGTTTGTACTTTTCTCGGAAGAACAATTAAAACGCTACAGTACAGGATAGCGCTCCAGAACAGGTTAGGAGCGTACTAACAATCATATGGACTAGTCTATGGGCGTACAATACAAATGGTGCATACGCTCTCGACGAATACTATACCGGTCGATACAGATATCAATTCACTGGGCAATACCCGTGGGTAGCAATTCATGAGTGAAAACTCTGAACAGACCGTTTTCACTCACTCGCGAGCTACGGGAGCCATTGCAGTTGTAGGCGTCCTGCTACTTTCGATATCAACGGCTATTGCGGTAATTTCCCCTCCAGCCACCGAGTACGAGATATCGCTCTACGAATCATATCCGACTTCATTCTGGGGTTGTATCATTGGGTCTCTGTTTTCCGGGTCACTGTTGATATTTGGAAGCATCGGGAATTCGAACGAACGGTCGTGGGTCTTCGGTACTTCGCTTATGTTGGCTACCGACGCGTTACTGCTATTGATGCCCCTCATACGGGGATATGTGATGTACGGTGATGCCGACCCGCTGACGCACCTTGGATACGTACAGGACATCGTCAGCACAGGCACTACTGGGGCTAACATCTACCCTCTCGCACACCTGCTTGTGTTTGCTACTGCCGACGCTACTGGACTGGAGGCTATGACATTAGCGATGCTGACGCCGGTGATTTTTTCGGCGGTATATTTTGGCGGAATGGTTTACCTCTTGTTTCAGGTAGCCGATTCCCGAACGGGTTTCCTTCTGGGTCTCCCCTTCGTCTTGCTACCAATACTTGGATACAGCCATTTGCTGTTTCGTCCATTCGACTTTAGCATCCTGTTGATCCCGGTTGTTTTGTATCTCTTTTTCAAGAGCCAGCGGCATCCTACTCCTGCAATTAGGGCGGTTCTGGTACTCACACTCCTGAGTATTCTCCTCTATCACCCGCTAACCGCTGTGTTCGTTACAGCAATTTTTATGCTGTACTATATTGTACAGTACATTCCAAGAATACAGACGGTATATCAGAGCCCGACGAGCGCCTTTGGGATTTCGCTGGCGGTTATCATGAGTTGGTACTCGAATTTCCCCGGCGTTATACTGCGCTTCGATACCATCTATCGTGTCCTCTTTGGGTCGGACAGCAGCGATGCACCCGTTCAGGCGTACGCCCAAACTGCACAGGAGGCCACACCATCCCTGATCGATATTGTTCAGTTCGTTACCTTCAGGTTTGGGACCGAAATGGTACTGTTTGGCCTTGGCGGAGGCCTGTTCGGAGTCGCTCTCCTGTTCGGTCTTAAAAAGCGATACGTGCTGGACACGCGGACCACTATGATGGGGGCAGTTGTAGGCGTGTTCGGCACTGTTGGGATTTTATTCCTTCTCTTTGACCTGATCGTCACCCAAGAGCGTCCCTGGCAGGTGGCCAAAATTGGCGCGGTGCTTTTGCTTGGACCTCTGTTCCACATAATTCGGATCCGTCTCGGGCAACCCACCCGGTCGTTACTTGCCCGCAGCACAAAGCCAGCGATCACTCTTACAGTATTGGTACTCATCGTACTGTCCACGCTCACACTGTTTCCATCACCGCTGTCAGGAATGACTAACGACCAGGTCACAGCGATGGAAGTCGAGGGCAGCGAGTGGCTCACCGAACACGAGACCGGAAATAGGGAGCTATATCATTTCGATATAGAGTACCGACGGTTCCATCACGCAGAACACGGTGTGAGCGAAGGGTTACCATTTTGGGAAGTGTTTCTCCCCCCTCATTTCAATTACACAACCAGTCAGTACTTCGGTCAGAACTACGGTAGCGATAAGTACGTAATAATCAACAGAAAAGGCCGAATCTTCTATCAGGAGACGTACCCGGATTATCCGCAGAGGTGGAAATACACGTCACAGGATTTCCAGCGTTTTAATCGGGACAGAACAGTTGATCGATCCTACGATAACGGTGATATCAGGATCTATCTGGCTAACGGAACCAAAATGGAGGGGACGTAGCAAAAGTACTACAGGACCGATATCCTGTCCGGGTATACCGACATTGGATTTTCTCATTCAATTTAATTCCTCCTTCAATCCCCTGAACAGGAGTTGGATCACCTCTTCCGGCTATCCAGGTTTCCGGCTACGTCTTCACCAGAGGTGAGTGGGCTCACTCCTACCTCTTCTATGCTGGGAACCGCTGGACTGAAGCGCTCTTGGCCTTGGTTGTTTGCGTTGATGGTAACGTCACCTGCGTTCCCAATTCCATCTGTGCTGGAGTGGTTGAATGTATTTATTGTGCCTTGAGAGCTGGTGAACATGAATGCCTTAGCTTTCGAATTGTGTATAGATAGCCGACCAATGTCGATGTTGGAGAACTTCCCAGCACCATGGTCGCGAATGACTGCCTCGTCCCGAGCACGGTTGGTATTATAAATCGCAATCATGTCTCCCTTCCATATCACGTTCATCGGGCCATCTCCGATGGCGTCCTGTGCTTGGAACGCGTAATCAGACATGTCTCTAGAGAGAACGTTGTCCATGATGACGGTGGTCGGAGTGGTTCCTCGGTTCCCGAGGTTATTAATGAAAAATCGGCCGTGGAAATCGGGCCCGATATCCCGCTTATCGACCTTCTGCTCTAGAGAGGGGGTGTTCGCTCTGTGGTAGATATTCTTCAGTTCTACGACCTTGCCCGCGGACATTTTACACAGCCCAGACCCCGTACCACTGACATAACAGTTATGAATTTTGGTAACTCCATCGCCAAACCTAATATTGATCGCGTTTCCAGCACAGTCGATGAAACAGCTGTTCTTGACAGTAAACTCGTCGCCTGCCTGCGGTCGGACAGAGATATGGTGAGAGTTCGATTTTCCGCTGGTCGCGTTGTGGCGCCCGATCCCGTTATCCTGAAACGTACAGTTTGTGACAGATCTGAGGACAGCACGGCCACGAACCCCCGCTAAATGCCACCCCCGAATCCATGCACGCTTGAGATGGAAATTGCCGTTTTCCGACATCTGGAGGCCCCAAGAACCTCCGTTGTTCTCCGCAAGTCCGCTGACGTTTTCGTAGTTCCCGTCCAGTTTGATATCTGCGATCTCGACGGTCCCGTGATCGTATCCGTCGTACCAGATAAAGCCGCTCTGGTTTGAACGGTTTTCAGCAGAAGCATGTCTGGTAATTGCCAATGCTGATTTGTTCGCCCCCTCTCCGATGATTGAAATACCAGCAGGCACAGTTCCACCGAACTCCACGTATGGGCTATAGCCTGAATCGTCACGGCCGAAATAGTACTCTCCTTCAGGAACAAATATTGTTCCTCCATGGCCGGCAGCCCTTGCAGCCTTGAGAATGGCGTTGAGATTTCGCCTCGCTGCTGCCGCACTGGGATCGCTCGGATTCGGCTCTGAACCGTAGTCACTAATATTTTCGGCGTTCTGGACGACCTCGGGCTCGTCAGTCGGTCGCGTGGGCGTTGCAGTCTGCTGAACCGACGCCTTACCAGACTTTTCAGTCCCGTTTCCGTCTGGAGGTTCACCAGCACCCCTATGGAAACCCGGTAGCCAGGTGTAGAGTATGCCTGTGATGATAGTCACGATACTTCCAACGAAAGCGATAAGTCTGCGACGACTGACCTCCCCAGAGCCACTTGTCATGACAGAGATACGAGAGTGGTAATACCTAATATATTGAGTTG harbors:
- a CDS encoding Ig-like domain-containing protein, which translates into the protein MARPAYVPDSAEDITNHGVVQDHNPDDPDLSAAQEVLNALHRAMDAAGPNGSIFVPEGTYYFGSEDVYSLIELGGSQPRGISVYGEGPAKSTLAVTEHMDPAVISNQTAFIYDGDADHGDVEIRGLTLDVNAPNLGDLNQHSGGADGFSLAGDPLSFSLYNVRITDTYTRGIRCRQYLSSARYCTLNRIGIEYHKDSGSNTHPFDSLQTPKGSTTVIENCKIKNCPGSAINIRYGDGTYRIRNVYAAGTGSQFLKLSAGERVELRRINHTAYTAELESLLPDEPNDGFLGRHFIQSLGDRGDTSVTLDMEQVSTKNHTSYAFQVRDSVGGPSDITWIGDRIAFTGSNRYTDDEVIRDRQGAAFKNVDVGEISVHDTDAQVFETEDSYGSIATLSTGNVGSVGSMGDINVGSHLSGGSALNVDVPSEDEVGAKSQSSTEEETTTTETVDDSQNGLPDWTARWGGDPSDWSVVSNDSTTGDAYVEFSAGSVNSHAMSWDDVGKNTDIEVLGLVRVGSEDSDGDGWGRLIGRGGTDASGNMVGYSAWFVRSNGSIKLRVEKDFNGSQTTIGETVANSNPLDEWSYLRLRINGSSVQAKNWSYGATEPDSWDIDVTDGDVTDPGWTGIGSWSSDTQMFDFFSVGTSGEPARLDDARPEIAWQQPLSEETVDGTVTLKISVTDAEDAAGTPTVEYRVDGDTWSTASFNSDTGYYEDSWDTSGLSDGNHTLDATVTDSAGNSDSSSITVATDNSGTSPDVNGLSVSQVETDTTDAGFAIDWEVSDSDGDLSIVDLGLYDETNNEQEDTKSVDVSGGSATGTTELIASGDGGTGNEYTVVLTATDNSGNGTSATASSSASGDGLKPQIGRFSVSESQKGDGKANITVVWDVHSSDSELRSVDIDVAGSDAVVESVQWEVNGNTASDIDMFNIDQVTETNYSIQLTVVNSSGKSVSATKAVSV
- a CDS encoding chitin-binding protein; this encodes MTIITGILYTWLPGFHRGAGEPPDGNGTEKSGKASVQQTATPTRPTDEPEVVQNAENISDYGSEPNPSDPSAAAARRNLNAILKAARAAGHGGTIFVPEGEYYFGRDDSGYSPYVEFGGTVPAGISIIGEGANKSALAITRHASAENRSNQSGFIWYDGYDHGTVEIADIKLDGNYENVSGLAENNGGSWGLQMSENGNFHLKRAWIRGWHLAGVRGRAVLRSVTNCTFQDNGIGRHNATSGKSNSHHISVRPQAGDEFTVKNSCFIDCAGNAINIRFGDGVTKIHNCYVSGTGSGLCKMSAGKVVELKNIYHRANTPSLEQKVDKRDIGPDFHGRFFINNLGNRGTTPTTVIMDNVLSRDMSDYAFQAQDAIGDGPMNVIWKGDMIAIYNTNRARDEAVIRDHGAGKFSNIDIGRLSIHNSKAKAFMFTSSQGTINTFNHSSTDGIGNAGDVTINANNQGQERFSPAVPSIEEVGVSPLTSGEDVAGNLDSRKR
- a CDS encoding glycosyltransferase family 4 protein, which codes for MYDAVVSAMNHPDPFNPYMGLFNFRSIRALSMTDTSLDVVTPRPRAPPIGPYSEFGDIPSRHDYSSHEVHYPRFLYLLPQKIFKYTLSSRSFSKMLPEYISTNFEIPDICHAGHIHYDGYGLVPYCRRNDVPLTVMGRGKILNNFYNLSQTSRRKIRETLNYADGIFCVSESLARIANNITETPKATVLPNGANPARYPTDNEAAIRRELGIDGDTTLIMFCGGYTERKGINEICEALDEIHNDDVAFVFVGHYGDLRTDLIAELKDSHHENYRVLWEVPPLGLRRWFAAADIFMLPSHAEGRPNTIYESMASETAVVASAVSGIPEQVVDGETGLLIPKKDSDALATALNSLITNPKERERMGTNGKERLVSKGWTWEAHGQRLANLHESVIADGQLPAAEVLD